A stretch of the Desulfatiglans anilini DSM 4660 genome encodes the following:
- a CDS encoding Ig-like domain-containing protein, whose amino-acid sequence MSVKFLVSVLFFLLFILSSSRAYCETMLQEEIIEFWNSLFNKEFTAPDCTLTMHKEVLATSDQDECFKDVGVPYPAGPPCGEGQPKLNQAYLFSMVKSGPDIWFGTSANQFCTVLGTYIATINQMIPIEDFALKTESFVCEFGFSSFRDQFVPTNPNLPKLPDSLGDWRPPKIFVYNTQTKLRTDKTPNDPLVQDTLGIRASGALGNIVILGGPNLIASFFQGDPSLVEYAAINLFAFKADTGEYLGSKAFPEYLDIRKWIVFGDCLYSAVRSKDGKGRVLKWIGNSNSTDINELLKFEEVGRLDAEGAELTVLDGRLFVSTWATPTDEAISGIYMSPSIPPGGLTGADMESWTKIWGAENYEPDPVLARAYFMGAMTAYDGYVYWGTINFPLVSFLTHMMVYEPTETEDLILAFLGSWRNISIFRAKGFPDNPVIEVVNGLDMLPAYSPEDKTWSLQPNRTGPVLYGLSGFGNIFNSYTWTMEAYGGQLYVGTMDWSFMAYDVGKMLFDTIFDDCEECREKVTDFVEGFLADHPEIEQNADLLKMFLGADLWRFSRSDAHALPESLNGLGNYAAYGLRNMLVDDGLYIGTANVANLLADTSVIPHGGWELIRLTELAVAVETDKTVISADGSSTATITALVTHGDGIRVPDGTSVTFTTDHGSFASPSITTTTVNGVATAVLTSEASGDTLVATVIARVCGVRNGVAVFFIPEGTPGGVDDVHTAEIIGSGSTEDTTPGIAKVSVKSLLHTLSHYVTTAEYTSNPCSGPLPNAQSYWDVHFDDVLELEEVKITFSPAQPGDKIYYCGCSGWRLCSSQTYRNGAIEVTINPCTNPDLMALWGLPFALAGSTTSPAVPVPTMTGYGLVLMALLAAGLACWSLLARRSRRERRAPSL is encoded by the coding sequence ATGTCGGTGAAATTTCTTGTTTCCGTTCTGTTCTTCTTGCTTTTTATTCTGTCATCTTCCAGGGCCTATTGCGAGACGATGCTTCAAGAAGAAATCATCGAATTCTGGAACTCTCTTTTCAACAAGGAATTCACTGCCCCCGATTGTACTCTGACCATGCATAAAGAAGTCCTTGCAACCTCGGATCAGGATGAATGCTTCAAGGATGTCGGCGTCCCTTACCCTGCCGGGCCTCCCTGCGGCGAAGGTCAACCCAAACTGAACCAGGCTTATCTCTTCAGCATGGTCAAGAGCGGGCCGGACATCTGGTTCGGGACCAGTGCCAATCAGTTCTGCACTGTTCTGGGAACCTATATCGCAACCATCAACCAGATGATTCCCATCGAGGATTTCGCTCTGAAGACTGAGTCTTTCGTTTGCGAATTCGGATTCAGTTCATTCAGAGATCAATTCGTCCCGACCAATCCAAACCTACCCAAGCTTCCTGATTCGCTCGGCGACTGGCGGCCGCCGAAAATTTTCGTTTACAACACCCAAACCAAGCTTAGAACCGACAAGACCCCCAACGACCCGCTGGTCCAGGACACTCTCGGTATCCGCGCCTCCGGCGCACTCGGCAATATCGTGATCCTGGGCGGCCCCAACCTCATCGCGAGTTTTTTTCAGGGTGACCCGAGCCTCGTCGAATACGCCGCCATCAACCTGTTCGCGTTCAAGGCCGACACAGGCGAATACCTTGGGTCCAAGGCGTTTCCGGAGTATCTGGATATCCGGAAGTGGATCGTGTTCGGCGATTGCCTTTACTCGGCCGTCAGATCCAAAGATGGAAAGGGGCGGGTACTCAAGTGGATCGGAAATTCCAATTCGACCGACATCAACGAACTCCTGAAGTTCGAGGAAGTCGGCCGTCTGGATGCAGAAGGAGCGGAGTTGACCGTTCTGGACGGGCGCCTGTTTGTAAGCACATGGGCCACTCCGACCGATGAGGCGATATCCGGCATCTACATGAGTCCGTCGATACCGCCTGGAGGCCTCACCGGTGCGGATATGGAGAGTTGGACCAAGATCTGGGGTGCCGAGAACTATGAGCCCGACCCTGTCCTGGCCAGAGCCTACTTCATGGGCGCCATGACCGCCTACGATGGCTATGTCTACTGGGGCACCATCAATTTCCCTCTGGTTTCCTTTCTCACCCATATGATGGTCTATGAACCGACCGAGACCGAGGACCTTATTCTCGCGTTTCTTGGAAGCTGGCGGAATATCAGTATCTTCCGCGCAAAAGGTTTCCCCGATAACCCTGTGATAGAGGTGGTCAACGGTCTTGACATGCTGCCGGCCTATTCACCTGAGGACAAGACGTGGAGCCTTCAGCCCAACCGGACCGGCCCCGTGCTCTATGGCCTTTCGGGCTTTGGCAATATATTCAACAGCTACACCTGGACCATGGAAGCCTATGGCGGCCAGTTGTACGTCGGGACCATGGATTGGAGTTTCATGGCTTATGATGTCGGCAAAATGTTGTTCGATACCATCTTTGATGACTGCGAGGAATGCAGGGAGAAGGTCACGGACTTTGTCGAAGGGTTCCTTGCAGACCATCCTGAGATCGAACAGAACGCGGACCTGTTGAAGATGTTTCTTGGTGCCGATCTGTGGCGGTTCTCCCGGTCCGATGCACACGCCCTGCCCGAAAGCCTGAACGGCCTGGGGAACTATGCTGCATATGGGCTCCGCAACATGCTCGTCGATGACGGTCTATACATCGGCACAGCGAATGTCGCTAACCTGCTGGCGGATACATCCGTCATCCCCCATGGGGGATGGGAGCTGATCCGCCTCACGGAGCTCGCGGTCGCGGTGGAGACCGACAAGACGGTCATCTCCGCCGACGGGTCGTCCACTGCAACCATCACGGCCCTCGTGACTCACGGCGACGGTATCCGGGTGCCGGATGGGACGAGCGTAACCTTTACGACGGATCATGGCTCCTTTGCTTCACCATCCATTACAACCACCACGGTCAACGGTGTCGCTACCGCGGTTCTGACCTCCGAGGCGAGCGGAGACACGCTCGTGGCGACCGTCATCGCACGGGTATGCGGTGTCCGGAACGGGGTGGCTGTCTTTTTCATCCCGGAGGGCACTCCTGGCGGCGTGGATGACGTTCACACCGCGGAGATTATCGGCTCCGGCAGCACCGAGGACACGACTCCCGGGATTGCCAAAGTATCGGTCAAGAGCCTGCTGCATACCTTGTCTCACTACGTCACGACTGCCGAATACACCAGCAATCCGTGCAGCGGTCCTCTGCCAAACGCCCAAAGCTACTGGGACGTACACTTTGACGATGTGCTCGAATTGGAAGAGGTCAAAATAACATTCAGCCCCGCCCAACCAGGCGACAAGATCTATTACTGCGGATGCTCCGGCTGGCGCCTGTGTTCATCTCAAACCTACCGAAACGGCGCGATCGAGGTGACGATCAACCCCTGTACGAACCCCGATCTCATGGCACTTTGGGGGCTGCCTTTCGCTTTGGCAGGGTCAACCACCTCTCCCGCTGTGCCTGTCCCCACGATGACCGGTTATGGCCTCGTGCTCATGGCACTGCTCGCCGCCGGTCTAGCCTGTTGGAGCCTGCTTGCTCGCCGTTCCAGGCGAGAGAGAAGAGCGCCCTCCCTGTAA